The proteins below come from a single Papaver somniferum cultivar HN1 chromosome 11, ASM357369v1, whole genome shotgun sequence genomic window:
- the LOC113324213 gene encoding uncharacterized protein LOC113324213, with translation MKCRRVKHIKIQEVLFSFPTGDQILLCCDGAARNNPGEAGYGFVGRDSTSTVLIVVAGGMGIATNFMAEVYVVINACEWAISKVFLNICSRSDSKAVIKSFSANEVPWYVQTRWNKIVDILISCQFIHSYREVNSSDDGLAKMEALLPRGDKRIFLGRPSFMIRMENTDITYYRFS, from the coding sequence ATGAAATGCAGGAGAGTGAAGCATATCAAAATACAagaagttttattttcttttcccaCTGGTGATCAAAtcttattatgttgtgatggagcagcaAGAAACAACCCTGGAGAAGCAGGATATGGGTTTGTAGGGAGAGATTCTACTAGCACTGTTTTAATTGTTGTTGCAGGTGGAATGGGTATTGCAACAAACTTCATGGCAGAGGTTTATGTAGTCATAAATGCATGTGAATGGGCTATTAGCAAAGTTTTCTTGAACATATGCAGTAGATCTGATTCCAAAGCAGTTATAAAATCTTTTTCAGCCAATGAAGTTCCTTGGTATGTGCAGACAAGATGGAACAAAATAGTTGATATTCTTATTAGCTGCCAATTCATACATAGTTACAGGGAAGTTAACTCCTCGGATGATGGCCTTGCAAAAATGGAAGCTCTCTTACCTAGAGGTGACAAGAGAATTTTCTTAGGTAGACCTTCTTTTATGATACGTATGGAAAATACTGATATTACATATTATAGATTTAGTTGA
- the LOC113322540 gene encoding uncharacterized protein LOC113322540 isoform X1, giving the protein MAYRRKQGITRVSTFKEEILYPKPPPDDSNNININNSSSSSSLAAQAIRASSAHRDSSFSSAYGESALSSSAHKETARAKSFPTRQDSTSYQYTSIKSMNEPKYGFWGVLAKKAKSILEDDNVSQQFDTPTKTKPLAVDTTVGDQVQHTYRSPESGRKTESPSLQKGIEAITSSLNFIGGTVGNALEEGLTIVEHRTQDIIQEARKLHIKRKGNNPETQNHVTLTELSNSQQQLKMQTDRETQLKASRDVAMAMAAKAKLLLRELKTVKADLAFAKERCAQLEEENRILRESREKGDTPEDDDLIRLQLETLLAEKARLAHENSIYARENRFLREIVEYHQLTMQDVVYLDEGIEEVTEVHHFPSEPIDDTCSPSSSFISIPTPPPLPPASHTPHTVNKSSSPDSIVPSQPPVVKEIPVSSSPKNSDS; this is encoded by the exons ATGGCGTATAGAAGAAAACAAGGGATAACTAGGGTTTCAACTTTTAAAGAAGAAATCTTATATCCTAAACCACCACCTGATGACAgcaacaacatcaacatcaacaattcatcatcttcttcttctttggctgCTCAAGCAATCAGGGCTTCTTCTGCACATCGtgattcttcattttcttctgctTATGGAGAATCTGCTCTTTCTTCTTCCGCTCATAAAGAAACTGCAAGGGCTAAATCCTTCCCCACCAGACAG GATTCAACATCCTATCAGTATACATCGATTAAAAGTATGAATGAGCCAAAATATGGATTTTGGGGTGTTCTTGCTAAAAAAGCTAAATCGATACTTGAGGATGATAATGTATCCCAGCAATTTGACACGCCTACCAAAACCAAACCTCTGGCAGTTGATACAACAGTAGGGGATCAG GTCCAGCATACATATCGATCACCTGAGAGTGGTCGGAAGACAGAAAGTCCTTCGCTACAGAAGGGTATCGAAGCTATAACCTCTTCTCTTAATTTTATTGGTGGCACAGTTGGCAATGCGTTGGAG gaGGGATTGACAATTGTGGAGCACAGAACTCAGGATATCATCCAAGAAGCTCGCAAACTGCATATAAAGAGGAAGGGAAACAATCCCGAGACTCAGAATCATGTAACTCTCACGGAGCTGTCTAATTCACAGCAGCAACTCAAAATGCAGACAGACAGAGAAACTCAACTGAAGGCATCTCGAGAC GTTGCAATGGCGATGGCCGCAAAAGCCAAGCTTCTGCTACGGGAGTTGAAAACTGTCAAAGCGGACCTTGCCTTTGCGAAAGAGCGATGTGCTCAGCTTGAAGAGGAGAACAGAATTCTTAGGGAGAGTCGTGAGAAGGGAGACACCCCTGAAGATGATGATCTG ATACGACTTCAATTGGAGACACTATTGGCAGAGAAGGCTCGGTTGGCTCACGAGAACTCCATTTATGCTCGTGAAAATCGGTTTTTAAGGGAAATAGTTGAATACCATCAGCTAACAATGCAGGATGTAGTGTACTTAGATGAGGGTATCGAAGAGGTCACGGAGGTACACCACTTCCCCTCAGAACCCATTGACGACACATGCTCCCCATCCTCCTCCTTTATTAGCATACCCACGCCTCCTCCTCTACCACCTGCTTCACACACCCCTCATACAGTGAACAAGAGCAGTTCTCCTGATTCTATTGTTCCGTCACAACCACCAGTTGTCAAGGAGATCCCAGTTTCATCAAGTCCCAAGAATTCTGATAGCTGA
- the LOC113322540 gene encoding uncharacterized protein LOC113322540 isoform X2: MAYRRKQGITRVSTFKEEILYPKPPPDDSNNININNSSSSSSLAAQAIRASSAHRDSSFSSAYGESALSSSAHKETARAKSFPTRQVQHTYRSPESGRKTESPSLQKGIEAITSSLNFIGGTVGNALEEGLTIVEHRTQDIIQEARKLHIKRKGNNPETQNHVTLTELSNSQQQLKMQTDRETQLKASRDVAMAMAAKAKLLLRELKTVKADLAFAKERCAQLEEENRILRESREKGDTPEDDDLIRLQLETLLAEKARLAHENSIYARENRFLREIVEYHQLTMQDVVYLDEGIEEVTEVHHFPSEPIDDTCSPSSSFISIPTPPPLPPASHTPHTVNKSSSPDSIVPSQPPVVKEIPVSSSPKNSDS, encoded by the exons ATGGCGTATAGAAGAAAACAAGGGATAACTAGGGTTTCAACTTTTAAAGAAGAAATCTTATATCCTAAACCACCACCTGATGACAgcaacaacatcaacatcaacaattcatcatcttcttcttctttggctgCTCAAGCAATCAGGGCTTCTTCTGCACATCGtgattcttcattttcttctgctTATGGAGAATCTGCTCTTTCTTCTTCCGCTCATAAAGAAACTGCAAGGGCTAAATCCTTCCCCACCAGACAG GTCCAGCATACATATCGATCACCTGAGAGTGGTCGGAAGACAGAAAGTCCTTCGCTACAGAAGGGTATCGAAGCTATAACCTCTTCTCTTAATTTTATTGGTGGCACAGTTGGCAATGCGTTGGAG gaGGGATTGACAATTGTGGAGCACAGAACTCAGGATATCATCCAAGAAGCTCGCAAACTGCATATAAAGAGGAAGGGAAACAATCCCGAGACTCAGAATCATGTAACTCTCACGGAGCTGTCTAATTCACAGCAGCAACTCAAAATGCAGACAGACAGAGAAACTCAACTGAAGGCATCTCGAGAC GTTGCAATGGCGATGGCCGCAAAAGCCAAGCTTCTGCTACGGGAGTTGAAAACTGTCAAAGCGGACCTTGCCTTTGCGAAAGAGCGATGTGCTCAGCTTGAAGAGGAGAACAGAATTCTTAGGGAGAGTCGTGAGAAGGGAGACACCCCTGAAGATGATGATCTG ATACGACTTCAATTGGAGACACTATTGGCAGAGAAGGCTCGGTTGGCTCACGAGAACTCCATTTATGCTCGTGAAAATCGGTTTTTAAGGGAAATAGTTGAATACCATCAGCTAACAATGCAGGATGTAGTGTACTTAGATGAGGGTATCGAAGAGGTCACGGAGGTACACCACTTCCCCTCAGAACCCATTGACGACACATGCTCCCCATCCTCCTCCTTTATTAGCATACCCACGCCTCCTCCTCTACCACCTGCTTCACACACCCCTCATACAGTGAACAAGAGCAGTTCTCCTGATTCTATTGTTCCGTCACAACCACCAGTTGTCAAGGAGATCCCAGTTTCATCAAGTCCCAAGAATTCTGATAGCTGA